From Spirosoma aerolatum, one genomic window encodes:
- the porW gene encoding type IX secretion system periplasmic lipoprotein PorW/SprE: protein MSRCFYSRLFLLLAVVVLLTGGLISCSQYSTKAIPKGYHNLTAHYNAYVIARDEIDQAEQFLFKKRQENYNQLLPILLPVDSMLIQPVKPQLDDAIKKASLIPERHQNSKWLDNAYNLIGRARLLKQDLPNAIEVFKYVNTKGTNEDDKHTALVGLMRAYVEASDYVNALNVAEYLRQQPLNKTNTRDFYLTKAYLHERQGEYLTAAGILEATFPVLKKGESTARLHLIAGQLYDLSGQPSKAVEQYRQVLRSRPSYDQSFYANLYAIQSNGLTGDQKRVAQSAETFDRLLKDRKNEDLKDKIYFTMGLLEARRGNTDKAIKLYSQSIQVAGSTNAQVPYTYLEIGKLYFDKKADYTHAKAYYDSALALMPKQSADYTALLNRKKTLDEFVQYKTTIQTDDSLLHLAQLDPATLDKLLDKAIDQREKEDKAQAALAQQIIDKATNGNISSVPGATNSNLQPTERWVLYNPVALSQGRQEFSVLWGNRQLEDNWRRSNKEASIALPGANSPVAGASPANSINPNAPLAQSEATQAAAATAGISTSRKAQKEAMTAKIPFSKEAQLATNQRIETALYKLGKLYKLQFNQPADAIPTFEQLLTRYPNTLQKPEVYYLLYLSNEQLGKTSNWKDKLLAEFPNTSYARLTGRAAAQTSDSEAQALKTYTAIYELYQANNLTEALARADASMSSFAGTQLEDKLALLRVILIGKVQNVEAYQRALAEFVRDYPASQLLPRVKEMQTAAEKVTAKRQ from the coding sequence ATGTCCCGCTGTTTTTATAGTCGTCTCTTCCTACTTCTTGCGGTCGTTGTCTTGCTGACGGGCGGGCTGATTTCCTGTTCGCAATACAGTACAAAAGCCATTCCCAAAGGCTATCATAATTTAACGGCCCATTACAATGCCTATGTGATCGCCCGCGACGAAATCGATCAGGCCGAGCAGTTTCTGTTCAAAAAACGTCAGGAAAATTATAACCAATTACTGCCCATCTTGTTGCCCGTCGATTCGATGCTTATTCAGCCGGTAAAGCCTCAGTTGGATGATGCCATCAAGAAAGCTTCGCTTATTCCCGAACGGCACCAGAACAGTAAATGGCTCGATAATGCCTATAATCTCATTGGCCGAGCCCGTTTACTAAAACAGGACCTGCCCAATGCCATTGAAGTATTTAAGTACGTAAACACAAAAGGCACCAACGAAGACGACAAACATACGGCACTTGTAGGGCTGATGCGGGCTTATGTCGAAGCCAGCGATTATGTCAATGCCTTAAATGTGGCTGAATACCTGCGCCAGCAACCACTTAACAAAACTAACACGCGCGATTTTTATCTGACTAAAGCCTATTTGCATGAACGGCAGGGTGAATATCTGACGGCGGCCGGTATTCTGGAAGCAACCTTCCCCGTCCTGAAAAAAGGGGAGTCTACAGCGCGGCTTCATCTAATAGCTGGTCAGCTTTACGATTTAAGTGGGCAACCATCGAAAGCCGTTGAGCAATATCGGCAGGTACTCCGGTCGAGACCTTCTTACGACCAGTCGTTTTATGCTAATTTATATGCCATTCAAAGCAACGGTCTGACTGGTGATCAAAAACGAGTAGCGCAATCGGCTGAAACGTTTGACCGACTGTTGAAAGATCGAAAAAACGAAGACCTGAAAGATAAAATCTATTTCACGATGGGGCTGCTCGAAGCTCGTCGGGGCAATACGGACAAGGCCATAAAGTTATACAGTCAGTCGATTCAGGTAGCCGGTTCTACGAACGCACAGGTTCCTTACACCTATCTGGAAATTGGTAAGCTGTATTTTGACAAAAAAGCGGATTATACCCATGCGAAAGCTTATTACGACAGTGCTCTGGCTCTGATGCCTAAACAATCGGCCGATTATACTGCTTTGCTAAACCGTAAAAAAACATTAGATGAGTTCGTCCAGTACAAAACGACCATCCAAACCGATGATAGCCTCTTGCATCTGGCCCAATTAGATCCGGCAACCCTGGACAAATTACTGGACAAAGCCATCGACCAGCGGGAAAAAGAAGATAAAGCCCAGGCAGCCTTGGCCCAGCAAATCATTGATAAGGCTACGAATGGAAATATCAGCTCTGTTCCAGGAGCCACCAACTCCAATTTACAGCCTACTGAACGCTGGGTTTTATACAATCCCGTTGCTTTAAGCCAGGGCCGACAGGAGTTTTCGGTTCTCTGGGGGAATCGACAGCTCGAAGACAACTGGCGCCGTAGCAATAAAGAAGCATCCATCGCTCTTCCAGGGGCTAATAGCCCCGTTGCTGGTGCTTCGCCTGCTAACTCGATTAATCCCAATGCGCCGTTGGCACAATCAGAAGCAACTCAGGCAGCAGCCGCTACGGCTGGAATTTCCACAAGCCGAAAAGCCCAAAAAGAGGCTATGACAGCAAAGATACCGTTCAGCAAAGAAGCGCAACTGGCAACGAATCAGCGAATTGAAACAGCGTTATATAAACTCGGCAAGTTGTATAAGCTTCAATTTAACCAACCTGCCGATGCCATTCCCACATTCGAACAATTGCTAACTCGTTATCCGAACACGCTTCAGAAACCGGAGGTATATTATTTATTGTACCTTAGTAATGAGCAACTTGGCAAAACGTCTAACTGGAAAGATAAATTATTGGCAGAGTTTCCGAATACGTCCTACGCCCGACTAACCGGACGCGCTGCTGCTCAAACCAGCGATTCGGAAGCGCAGGCCCTGAAAACATATACCGCCATTTATGAGCTTTATCAGGCTAATAACTTAACCGAAGCTCTAGCCCGAGCCGACGCGTCGATGAGTAGCTTTGCGGGGACTCAATTGGAAGACAAACTGGCGTTATTACGGGTTATCCTGATTGGTAAGGTGCAAAATGTGGAGGCTTATCAGCGAGCACTGGCCGAATTTGTACGCGATTATCCGGCAAGTCAGTTATTACCTCGTGTCAAAGAAATGCAGACAGCAGCCGAAAAAGTAACGGCAAAACGGCAATAG
- a CDS encoding GNAT family N-acetyltransferase has product MNPVQIRPAHLTDETTIYQFICDLEETTLDQSTFQGIYRQNLINPAIHYLVAEQQGNVVGFVSCHVQLLLHHGGKVGEIQELFVQSLVRNQGIGQQLVAALKAIAVQEQFINLEVTTNQKRTDTIRFYEREAFHRTHIKLVYPIPS; this is encoded by the coding sequence GTGAATCCTGTACAAATACGACCTGCGCACCTAACCGACGAAACAACTATTTATCAGTTTATCTGCGATCTGGAGGAAACAACGCTGGACCAGTCTACTTTTCAGGGTATTTATCGACAAAATCTGATTAATCCGGCCATTCATTATTTAGTGGCCGAACAGCAGGGCAACGTCGTTGGGTTTGTCAGTTGCCATGTTCAATTGCTGCTTCATCACGGCGGTAAGGTTGGCGAAATACAGGAGCTTTTCGTTCAGTCACTCGTTCGGAATCAGGGCATTGGCCAGCAACTGGTAGCCGCGTTGAAAGCAATCGCTGTGCAGGAACAATTTATCAACCTGGAAGTAACTACCAATCAAAAACGTACCGATACCATCCGTTTCTACGAACGCGAAGCCTTCCATCGTACTCATATCAAGTTAGTTTACCCCATTCCATCCTAA
- a CDS encoding DUF6786 family protein, whose product MTTSNLYVNDRQFLQDHHPDLIELRLGKASALICPAYQGRVMTSTADGETSYGWINYDLIKSGKLLPHMNAFGGEDRFWLGPEGGQFALYFKKGDPFDGDHWQTPAAIDSEPFAVVDSSQTSATFIRTVSLTNYSGTRLDIGIERTVKLLDKANIERYLSIHSDSLKVVGIQSDNSIVNKGSQTWTAQTGMPSIWILGMMNASPTSMIIVPYREGEGQPVNDAYFGKVPADRLKMDKTVAFFKADAAYRSKIGVSPARATNWAGSYDAATKTLTLVTYDFNPADRKYVNSAWEMQKEPFSGDVLNAYNDGPMKPGQPQMGHFYELESSSPAAGLAPGAKQRHRHTTFHVQGPDLLLNQLAERFLHTNLNGLK is encoded by the coding sequence GTGACAACATCAAATTTATACGTTAACGACCGCCAGTTTTTACAGGATCACCACCCCGACCTTATCGAGTTGCGACTAGGTAAGGCCAGTGCGTTGATTTGCCCGGCCTACCAGGGGCGGGTCATGACCAGTACGGCCGATGGCGAAACCAGCTACGGCTGGATTAATTATGACCTGATCAAGTCGGGTAAACTGTTGCCTCATATGAATGCGTTCGGGGGCGAAGACCGTTTCTGGTTAGGCCCCGAAGGTGGGCAGTTTGCCTTGTACTTTAAAAAAGGTGATCCGTTTGACGGTGATCATTGGCAAACCCCGGCCGCCATCGACTCCGAACCGTTTGCTGTTGTTGATTCATCGCAAACATCGGCTACGTTCATCCGAACGGTTTCACTGACCAACTATTCTGGCACGCGGCTTGACATTGGCATTGAGCGGACCGTTAAGCTTCTGGATAAAGCCAACATCGAACGATACCTGTCCATTCATAGCGATTCACTAAAAGTGGTTGGTATTCAGTCTGATAACTCAATCGTCAATAAGGGGAGTCAGACCTGGACGGCACAAACGGGTATGCCATCGATCTGGATATTAGGCATGATGAATGCTTCGCCTACGTCTATGATCATTGTGCCCTATCGGGAAGGGGAGGGCCAGCCTGTCAATGATGCGTATTTTGGGAAAGTCCCGGCCGACCGGTTAAAAATGGATAAAACGGTTGCTTTTTTTAAGGCCGACGCTGCTTACCGGAGTAAAATAGGGGTTTCGCCCGCTCGTGCTACCAATTGGGCCGGGAGTTATGACGCAGCCACGAAAACACTGACGCTGGTGACGTATGACTTTAATCCAGCCGATAGAAAGTATGTAAATTCGGCCTGGGAAATGCAAAAAGAACCCTTTTCGGGCGACGTACTGAATGCCTATAACGACGGACCAATGAAGCCTGGTCAGCCACAGATGGGGCATTTTTATGAGTTGGAATCTTCATCACCGGCGGCAGGTCTGGCACCTGGAGCCAAACAACGCCATCGCCATACCACCTTTCACGTACAAGGTCCAGATTTACTACTCAATCAACTGGCTGAACGATTCTTGCATACAAATCTGAATGGACTGAAGTAG
- a CDS encoding AtpZ/AtpI family protein produces MENTPEQPDPNAAGKPVRENDPLKKATDKTTSFLQYSGLGLQMLITIGAGVWLGSWLDERQGNHTPIWTLVLALVSITGSIYLLIRGLPKQS; encoded by the coding sequence ATGGAAAACACCCCCGAACAACCCGATCCCAACGCTGCTGGAAAGCCAGTTCGGGAGAATGATCCGTTGAAAAAAGCTACGGACAAAACCACGTCGTTTTTACAGTATAGTGGCCTGGGCTTACAGATGCTCATAACCATTGGAGCTGGTGTGTGGCTAGGATCATGGCTCGATGAGCGCCAAGGTAATCATACGCCTATCTGGACATTAGTATTAGCGCTGGTTAGTATTACCGGGTCTATTTATCTACTTATTCGGGGACTACCCAAACAATCCTGA
- a CDS encoding Uma2 family endonuclease: MKTGQRYVYPDIIYTCDPVDLENDMGIWVNSPCLLIEVISDSTQSKDFHDKRPHYTKLPSLLYYLLVSQIDYRVEVFERNVDFWKYQVIEGIDAIAELSLLQISLSLKAVYEGITLDSE, from the coding sequence TTGAAAACCGGGCAACGGTACGTTTACCCTGACATCATTTACACCTGCGATCCAGTCGACCTGGAAAATGATATGGGCATTTGGGTAAACTCGCCCTGCTTGCTTATCGAAGTTATTTCCGACTCTACGCAAAGCAAGGACTTCCATGATAAGCGGCCACATTACACGAAGTTACCTTCATTACTCTACTATCTATTGGTTTCGCAAATCGATTACCGGGTGGAAGTATTTGAGCGGAACGTAGATTTCTGGAAATATCAGGTTATTGAAGGGATTGACGCGATAGCTGAGTTATCCTTATTGCAGATTAGCTTGTCTTTAAAGGCTGTTTACGAAGGCATTACGCTTGACTCTGAGTAA
- a CDS encoding penicillin-binding protein 1A yields MIEFTSGPYRKIIRNLWRFTLIGITMLIFYVVAVSYNFLWLFGGMPSLKALENPKSEEASEVYTYDRKLLGKYYVENRTPIEISQVSPNVTSALLATEDARFIKHSGIDPRSLFRAVGGFLTFRDASSSGGGSTLTQQTAKNLFDTRQEELRGVLGNIPIIGLIIAKTKEWILAVRLERNYTKQEVMMMYLNTVSFGNNTYGIKTAAKTYFSKEPWNLNVEEAAMLVGMLKNPTLYNPRMFEERTRERRNVVLGQMKKYGFLNDEQLFTYKRKPLKLDFSVENQNTGMAAYFRSVIKDDLKKWIRAYNEENPGAELDLYTSGLKIYTTIDSRMQTYAEEAVMANMRDQQKKFYEHWRGRNPWVQKDPKTKKYVEMPKFIEGVARRTIRFKQLKAAYGDDEKAIWQEMRKPIKMKVFVYGGGRNEKDTTMSPLDSIRYYKRLLNTGFMSMDPRNGHVKAWVGGINFKYMKFDHVRQGRRQPGSTFKPFVYLTAMDQGFVTPCSHLTDQPTTFAHGEDNNGGPAWTPKNSTGRYSYQSLSLREALGQSINTVSAQLIKKTRAEEVIKYAHEMGIESKDLPENPTLCLGTGDVSVYEMVSAYCAFANGGMRVRPMILTMITDKNGNVLKNFSVDAKQVISANRAYEMLYLMRGAVEEPNGTAQRLRTQYKLLEGGNEIAAKTGTTSNYSDGWFMGMTQHLVSGLWVGGDDRSIHFRDISLGQGGRLAMPAWGMYMQKIYKDPTLSQYRPEPFRKPNNFKIDCGGYHIDSSQRYIPPKVVPEDEDEILQ; encoded by the coding sequence ATGATTGAATTCACCTCTGGTCCTTACCGGAAAATTATCCGAAATCTCTGGCGGTTTACCCTGATTGGCATAACCATGCTGATCTTCTACGTAGTTGCAGTTAGCTACAACTTTCTGTGGCTTTTTGGAGGAATGCCAAGCTTAAAAGCCCTCGAAAACCCAAAAAGTGAGGAAGCATCCGAAGTATATACCTACGACCGTAAGCTATTAGGCAAATACTACGTCGAAAATCGAACGCCGATAGAGATTTCACAGGTATCGCCCAACGTTACATCAGCGTTGCTTGCTACCGAAGATGCTCGTTTCATTAAACACTCTGGTATTGACCCTCGCTCCCTATTCCGGGCCGTAGGTGGCTTTCTTACCTTTCGGGATGCATCAAGTTCGGGTGGTGGTAGTACACTCACCCAACAAACGGCTAAAAACCTGTTCGATACCCGTCAGGAAGAGTTACGGGGCGTTCTGGGTAATATCCCAATCATTGGTCTGATCATCGCCAAAACAAAGGAGTGGATTCTGGCTGTGCGGCTGGAGCGCAATTATACCAAACAGGAGGTCATGATGATGTATCTCAATACGGTATCGTTTGGCAATAATACATACGGGATTAAAACAGCGGCTAAAACGTATTTCAGCAAAGAACCCTGGAACCTGAACGTCGAAGAAGCAGCTATGCTCGTTGGCATGCTCAAAAACCCGACGCTCTACAATCCCCGAATGTTTGAAGAGCGGACTCGCGAACGTCGGAATGTCGTATTAGGCCAAATGAAAAAATACGGTTTCCTCAACGATGAACAGCTTTTTACGTACAAACGGAAACCTCTCAAACTTGACTTCAGCGTCGAAAATCAGAATACGGGAATGGCTGCTTATTTCCGATCGGTCATAAAAGACGATTTGAAGAAATGGATAAGAGCATATAACGAAGAAAATCCGGGGGCTGAACTGGATTTGTACACCAGTGGCCTGAAAATTTATACGACCATCGACTCCCGGATGCAGACGTATGCCGAAGAAGCGGTCATGGCCAATATGCGCGATCAGCAAAAGAAGTTTTACGAACACTGGCGCGGTCGAAATCCCTGGGTACAGAAAGATCCGAAGACAAAAAAATACGTTGAAATGCCCAAATTCATCGAGGGTGTGGCGCGTCGAACCATTCGTTTTAAACAGCTCAAAGCAGCTTATGGCGATGATGAGAAAGCGATTTGGCAGGAAATGCGTAAACCTATCAAGATGAAAGTGTTTGTATATGGTGGGGGGCGGAATGAAAAAGACACGACCATGAGTCCGCTGGATTCGATTCGATATTATAAACGATTACTTAATACAGGCTTTATGTCGATGGATCCGCGCAATGGACATGTCAAAGCATGGGTGGGCGGTATTAATTTTAAATACATGAAGTTCGACCACGTTCGGCAGGGCCGTCGACAACCGGGGTCAACCTTTAAACCTTTCGTCTACTTAACCGCCATGGACCAGGGGTTCGTAACGCCCTGTAGCCACCTGACTGACCAGCCAACAACCTTTGCGCATGGCGAAGACAATAACGGTGGCCCCGCCTGGACGCCCAAAAACTCAACCGGGCGCTACAGCTATCAGAGTTTATCACTACGGGAAGCGTTAGGCCAATCGATCAATACGGTCAGTGCACAGTTGATCAAGAAAACCCGGGCTGAAGAAGTCATCAAATACGCGCACGAAATGGGTATCGAAAGCAAAGATTTGCCCGAGAATCCAACACTATGCCTGGGAACGGGTGACGTTTCCGTTTATGAAATGGTATCAGCCTATTGCGCCTTTGCTAATGGAGGTATGCGCGTGCGCCCCATGATTCTTACCATGATTACGGATAAGAATGGGAATGTATTGAAAAATTTCTCGGTCGATGCCAAGCAGGTAATTAGCGCAAACCGTGCGTACGAAATGTTATATCTGATGCGCGGAGCTGTTGAAGAACCTAACGGAACGGCACAGCGGTTGCGAACCCAGTACAAACTACTGGAAGGAGGTAACGAAATTGCGGCTAAAACCGGAACAACCTCCAATTACTCTGACGGCTGGTTTATGGGTATGACCCAACATTTGGTATCAGGCCTGTGGGTTGGTGGTGACGACCGTTCTATTCATTTCCGCGATATTTCGTTGGGCCAGGGTGGTCGGTTAGCTATGCCTGCCTGGGGGATGTATATGCAGAAAATCTACAAAGACCCAACCTTATCTCAATATCGCCCCGAGCCATTCCGCAAACCGAATAACTTTAAAATCGATTGTGGAGGTTATCACATTGATTCATCGCAACGGTACATTCCACCTAAAGTGGTACCAGAAGACGAGGATGAGATTTTGCAATGA
- the atpE gene encoding ATP synthase F0 subunit C: protein MLSAILLQAAASGAGVAKMGAAIGAGLAAIGAGIGIGQIGGKATEGIARQPEASGKIQGAMIVSAALIEAVALFGAVISFLVANS from the coding sequence ATGTTATCTGCTATCTTGTTGCAGGCGGCTGCCAGTGGCGCCGGTGTTGCTAAAATGGGTGCTGCTATTGGTGCTGGTCTGGCCGCAATTGGTGCCGGTATCGGTATTGGTCAAATCGGTGGTAAAGCTACCGAAGGTATTGCCCGTCAGCCCGAAGCATCTGGTAAAATTCAGGGTGCTATGATCGTGAGTGCGGCTCTGATCGAAGCCGTTGCCCTGTTCGGTGCCGTTATCAGCTTCCTTGTAGCTAACTCGTAA
- the atpB gene encoding F0F1 ATP synthase subunit A, protein MSVSFFKRIFLLSALIFSSLVPALAQDDEHHEGEKTVVEHGKSDEGFNMGEMIMHHIKDEHGWEFAHGLKLHLPVILYTADRGLEVFSSKDFEEGKTHNGYHIDHKTGQVHRIDTAGKADESVKVWDFSITKNVASLLLSVVLLVVILGAVKSSFAKNRGGKPTGIQRFIEPLILFIRDEVAKPNLGHGYAKYLPYLLTVFFFILANNLLGLLPGSANVTGNIAVTMVLAVIAFFVVNLSGNKHYWMHLVLPSGVPWWLLPLIIPIEIIGLFVKPVSLMIRLFANITAGHVIILSLLGLIFVANQLGGAGTAWGLSPVVIVFTLFLNLIELLVAFLQAYIFTLLTSMYIGSAIEDNHDMDHGIGYDEEHIIEPVA, encoded by the coding sequence ATGTCTGTTTCATTTTTTAAGCGAATATTTTTACTTAGTGCTCTGATTTTTAGTTCGTTAGTTCCTGCGCTAGCACAAGACGACGAACATCACGAAGGCGAAAAGACGGTTGTCGAACATGGCAAATCCGACGAAGGCTTCAATATGGGTGAGATGATTATGCACCATATTAAAGACGAACACGGTTGGGAATTTGCTCATGGTTTGAAGCTGCATTTGCCGGTTATTCTCTACACCGCTGATCGGGGTCTGGAGGTTTTCTCATCGAAGGATTTCGAAGAGGGTAAAACGCATAATGGCTACCATATCGACCATAAAACGGGTCAGGTCCATCGTATCGATACGGCGGGTAAAGCCGATGAGTCGGTAAAAGTATGGGACTTCTCGATTACCAAGAACGTAGCTTCATTATTGTTAAGTGTAGTGTTGCTCGTCGTGATTCTGGGAGCGGTGAAAAGCAGCTTTGCCAAAAATCGGGGCGGCAAACCCACAGGTATCCAGCGGTTTATTGAACCTCTGATTCTGTTCATTCGTGATGAGGTAGCCAAGCCAAATCTGGGTCATGGTTACGCTAAGTATCTGCCGTACCTGCTGACGGTCTTCTTCTTTATTCTGGCCAACAATCTATTAGGCTTGCTGCCTGGTTCGGCCAACGTAACGGGCAACATCGCAGTAACGATGGTGCTGGCTGTCATTGCCTTCTTTGTGGTAAACCTGAGCGGTAACAAGCATTACTGGATGCACCTTGTGTTGCCATCCGGTGTACCCTGGTGGTTATTGCCCCTGATTATTCCCATCGAAATTATTGGCTTATTCGTAAAGCCTGTTTCGCTGATGATCCGGTTGTTTGCCAATATTACGGCTGGCCACGTCATTATCCTGAGTTTGCTGGGGCTGATTTTTGTCGCCAATCAACTGGGTGGAGCTGGTACGGCCTGGGGGCTTAGTCCGGTAGTGATTGTCTTTACCCTCTTCCTGAACCTTATTGAGTTACTGGTGGCGTTTCTGCAAGCGTATATTTTCACCCTGCTGACCTCCATGTATATCGGTTCGGCTATTGAAGACAACCACGATATGGATCATGGTATCGGTTATGATGAAGAACACATCATTGAGCCAGTCGCTTAA
- a CDS encoding Uma2 family endonuclease, translating to MPKLYTFDEYVALERSEGIRYEYWDGEVIAMAGTTKRHNTIVQNIRLPSLCRKCTSEIENRATVRLP from the coding sequence ATGCCGAAGCTCTATACATTCGACGAATATGTTGCGCTTGAACGTTCCGAAGGGATTCGCTATGAATACTGGGATGGTGAAGTGATAGCTATGGCTGGCACCACAAAGCGACACAATACAATCGTTCAAAATATAAGGTTGCCAAGTTTATGCAGAAAATGTACGTCAGAAATTGAAAACCGGGCAACGGTACGTTTACCCTGA
- the atpH gene encoding ATP synthase F1 subunit delta, translating to MAIATVAARYAKSLLDLAQEKGLTETMYKDMQFFKKTLEGSRPLLLMLKNPIVRAEKKSAILNAVFASHVDSVTMSFFQIIAKKNREPIMDAIAEEFINQYDRLKGVERATVITTVPLTDALRKQFKAMVMKTTGTQLVELDEKIDSKLVGGYVLRVGDQQIDESIRSQLNDLRLKFLN from the coding sequence ATGGCCATTGCAACGGTAGCTGCTCGGTATGCCAAATCGTTATTGGATTTGGCGCAGGAAAAAGGCCTGACCGAGACTATGTATAAAGACATGCAGTTCTTCAAAAAAACGTTAGAAGGTAGCCGCCCGCTTCTGTTGATGCTGAAGAACCCAATTGTTCGGGCTGAGAAGAAAAGCGCTATTCTGAATGCGGTTTTCGCCAGTCATGTTGATTCGGTAACGATGTCGTTTTTCCAGATTATCGCTAAAAAGAATCGGGAACCGATCATGGATGCCATCGCTGAAGAGTTTATCAACCAATATGATCGACTCAAAGGGGTTGAGCGTGCCACTGTTATTACGACTGTGCCATTGACGGATGCACTGCGGAAGCAGTTCAAGGCAATGGTCATGAAAACAACCGGAACCCAGTTGGTTGAACTGGACGAAAAAATCGATTCGAAGCTGGTTGGTGGTTACGTGCTGCGTGTTGGCGATCAGCAAATCGATGAGTCGATACGTAGCCAGTTGAACGACCTGCGTCTGAAATTTTTGAACTAA
- a CDS encoding serine hydrolase, with the protein MRLILVLLLFSCSALAVSAQSTPKNDARLEQKLQSALAGFRGNAGVYVYHVRTGKRVSINADTLFPTASMIKIPIQCGLFDKIHKGELSYNQELVYKDSLHYDDGIVGSLKDGARITLSKVVMLMETISDNTGSLWCQALAGGGTAINTWLETNGFHQTRVNSRTPGREANRSQYGWGQTTPRDMANLLLYLRQGNAVSPDASDEMYRNLGRQFWDGDGLSQLPPDVKVASKNGAVNQSRSEVVLVHAPHGDYVYCVMTKNQQDQSWERTNEGYALLRTVGSIVWHHFEPNSTWKPAEGYEKWW; encoded by the coding sequence ATGCGACTCATTCTTGTTCTGCTGCTTTTCAGTTGTTCTGCTCTAGCCGTCTCTGCTCAGTCAACGCCTAAAAACGATGCTCGTCTGGAGCAAAAGCTTCAGTCGGCACTCGCTGGCTTCCGGGGTAATGCAGGTGTGTACGTCTACCATGTTCGTACTGGCAAACGTGTCTCGATTAATGCTGATACCCTATTCCCCACGGCCAGCATGATTAAAATTCCGATTCAATGCGGGCTGTTCGACAAAATTCATAAGGGCGAGCTTAGCTACAACCAGGAACTGGTTTACAAAGACTCGCTTCACTATGATGATGGCATCGTAGGGTCATTAAAAGACGGCGCCAGGATTACGCTTAGTAAGGTGGTTATGCTGATGGAGACAATCAGCGACAACACAGGGAGCCTCTGGTGTCAGGCATTAGCTGGCGGAGGAACGGCTATCAATACCTGGCTCGAAACCAACGGTTTTCACCAGACACGTGTAAACTCCCGAACACCCGGTCGGGAAGCGAATCGGAGCCAGTACGGCTGGGGCCAGACGACCCCTCGCGATATGGCCAACCTACTGCTTTACCTCCGACAGGGTAACGCTGTCAGTCCTGATGCCAGCGATGAAATGTACCGAAACTTAGGTCGTCAGTTTTGGGATGGGGATGGCTTGTCTCAACTTCCGCCCGATGTAAAAGTGGCTTCTAAAAATGGAGCTGTCAACCAATCCCGATCCGAAGTCGTCCTGGTTCACGCACCCCACGGCGATTATGTCTATTGTGTGATGACGAAGAATCAGCAAGATCAAAGCTGGGAACGAACGAATGAAGGCTATGCCCTATTACGTACGGTAGGGTCGATCGTATGGCATCATTTTGAGCCAAATTCAACCTGGAAACCCGCCGAAGGTTACGAAAAATGGTGGTAA
- the atpF gene encoding F0F1 ATP synthase subunit B: protein MELLTPNIGLLFWQIVAFGGLFFILRSFAWKPILASLKEREENIQSALDLAEKTRREMAAMKADNEKLLAQARSEREAILRGAKETADKLIAESRDKAESEGKRILEQARETMQNERQALIMQMKKEVVTLSLDIAEKVLRKELSDKSSQEKLVNDLVANSSLN from the coding sequence ATGGAACTTCTTACTCCTAATATTGGCCTTTTGTTCTGGCAGATTGTTGCCTTTGGGGGCCTGTTTTTCATCCTGCGCTCGTTTGCGTGGAAGCCTATTCTGGCCAGTTTGAAAGAACGTGAAGAAAACATACAGTCGGCACTTGACCTGGCCGAGAAAACTCGCCGGGAAATGGCAGCCATGAAGGCTGACAATGAAAAGCTGCTGGCACAGGCTCGCTCGGAGCGTGAAGCTATTCTGCGCGGAGCTAAAGAAACTGCCGATAAACTGATTGCCGAGTCGCGTGATAAAGCCGAATCCGAAGGGAAACGGATTCTGGAGCAAGCTCGCGAAACGATGCAAAATGAACGGCAGGCACTGATTATGCAGATGAAGAAGGAAGTCGTTACGTTGTCGCTCGATATTGCCGAGAAAGTACTTCGTAAAGAACTTAGTGACAAATCATCGCAGGAGAAACTGGTGAATGACCTGGTCGCAAATTCAAGCTTAAATTAA